The following proteins are encoded in a genomic region of Chaetodon auriga isolate fChaAug3 chromosome 8, fChaAug3.hap1, whole genome shotgun sequence:
- the invs gene encoding inversin isoform X2, protein MASATSSPGPASLGSQVHAAAVNGDRGALLKLITDPSLRDREDQFGRTPLMYCVLADRLDCAEILLKAGASVNKTDHSQRTALHLAAQKGNLRFLKLLLSRRANWLQKDLEEMTPLHLATRHPSPKALALLLKHIGPGEVDTQDKNKQTALHWSAFYNRPEHVRLLIKHDSNIGIPDSEGKIPLHWAAHSQEPSATQTVRCILEAAPTESLLNWQDYEGRTPLHFAVADGNEAVVEVLTSYEGCNVTAYDNLFRTPLHWAALLGHARIVHLLLERNTSGTIPSDSQGATPLHYGAQSNNAETVGVFLSHPSVKDESDLEGRTAFMWAAGKGSDDVIRTMLALTPHIDINMADKYGGTALHAASLSGHVSTVKLLLERGAMVDSLDVMKHTPLFRACEMGHRDVILTLIKGSARVDLVDVDGHTALHWAALGGNAEVCQILMENGISPNVQDQAGRTPLQCAAYGGYITCMAVLMENNADPNIQDKEGRTALHWSCNNGYLDAVKLLLGYNAFPNHMEHTEERYTPLDYALLGEHSEVTQFMLEHGALSIAAIQDIAAASIQAVYKGYTVRKAFRERKQLLMRHEQLRKDAAKKREEEQRRREAVQQVSVATAEKRRVPLVRTEQEKLSLVNIIEDLTMNDSVVETKKSSKAERTKSKEERHKVPHKSRSSRRSKAAEPQETPDASSRHCTVTGDTVPGAPQTTRLKELLSPASCSQPPSLKPRPPCMPKVRERPSSNTCTPTDQTDTITRECIPVKKRDGHMTAQTAPGRTDAHTSPQKHRYHKEQTSEKATTKDQTHTPSLRSSSPLDHKSPSRKTQSATHAPISTRTHREHNKEQRRTRNEAARIIQRAWRRFHARRRREVKAHEEVESSDSNHTLNRKKMEIRAQSTKPSASKSSVLQSIYGNSMARRGRSFRGSHSQLLLDLPLRTQSQLSGIDCVHLTDAVNQAKQYSYHLRPHSAGQGTRGRGKH, encoded by the exons GGGAATTTGCGtttcctgaagctgctgctgtccaggcGTGCTAACTGGCTGCAGAAAGATTTAGAGGAGATGACCCCGCTGCACCTGGCCACCCGACACCCCTCCCCAAAAGCCCTCGCcctgctgctcaaacacatCGGACCTGGAGAGGTTGACACACAAGACAAGAACAAG CAAACTGCTCTCCACTGGTCAGCGTTTTATAACAGACCAGAACACGTTCGCCTTCTGATCAAGCACGATTCCAACATTGGCATCCCAGACAGCGAGGGCAAGATCCCTCTGCACTGGGCAGCGCACAGTCAGGAGCCCAGCGCTACGCAAACTGTCCGCTGTATACtg gaggcaGCTCCCACTGAGTCCCTGTTGAACTGGCAGGACTATGAGGGGCGGACACCCTTGCACTTTGCCGTTGCAGATGGTAACGAGGCAGTAGTGGAGGTGTTGACATCGTACGAGGGCTGTAATGTGACAGCTTATGATAACCTCTTCAGAACACCGCTGCACTGGGCAGCTCTGCTCG GTCACGCCAGGATCgtccacctgctgctggagcgaAACACATCAGGCACGATTCCCTCAGACAGCCAGGGAGCAACACCTCTGCACTACGGGGCTCAGAGCAACAACGCT gagacaGTCGGTGTGTTCCTGTCCCACCCGTCTGTGAAGGATGAATCTGATCTGGAGGGGAGGACAGCCTTCATGTGGGCCGCTGGGAAGGGCAGCGATGATGTCATCCGCACCATGCTGGCCCTCACCCCTCACATCGACATCAACATGGCTGACAAGTACGGCGGCACCG CACTCCATGCGGCCTCCCTGTCAGGGCATGTGAGCACAGTGAAGCTGCTATTGGAGAGGGGAGCGATGGTCGACTCTCTGGATGTGATGAAACACACGCCGCTGTTTCGCGCTTGTGAGATGGGACACAGGGACGTCATACTGACACTCATCAAAG GTTCTGCACGTGTGGACCTGGTGGACGTGGATGGTcacactgctctgcactggGCAGCTCTGGGAGGGAATGCTGAGGTCTGCCAGATACTGATGGAGAATGGGATTAGTCCCAACGTGCAG GACCAGGCAGGACGCACTCCTCTGCAATGTGCTGCTTACGGTGGCTACATCACCTGCATGGCTGTTCTAATGGAGAACAATGCTGATCCAAACATACAGGACAAAGAG GGTCGCACTGCTCTGCACTGGTCCTGTAACAATGGCTACCTGGACGCTGTGAAACTGCTACTGGGCTACAATGCCTTCCCTAATCACATGgagcacacagaggagag GTACACCCCTCTGGACTACGCTTTGCTGGGGGAGCACAGCGAGGTGACTCAGTTCATGCTGGAGCATGGCGCTCTGTCCATAGCAGCCATCCAGGACATCGCTGCTGCCTCCATCCAGGCTGTCTACAAGGGCTACACCGTCCGCAAGGCCTTCAGGGAGAGAAAGCAGCTCCTCATGAGGCACGAGCAGCTGCGCAAGGATGCAGCCAA GAAACGAGAGGAAGAGCAGCGGAGGAGAGAAGCTGTGCAGCAAGTCTCTGTGGCCACTGCAGAGAAACGCAGGGTCCCTTTggtgagaacagagcaggaaaagctcTCCTTAGTGAACATTATAGAGGACTTAACCATGAATGACTCAGTGgtggaaacaaagaaatcatCCAAAGCTGAACGCACtaagagcaaagaggagagacacaaag TACCCCACAAGAGCAGATCCTCCAGAAGAAGCAAAGCAGCTGAACCACAAGAGACTCCTGATGCTTCGAGCCGCCACTGCACAGTGACTGGTGACACTGTGCCCGGTGCTCCCCAGACCACCAGGCTGAAGGAGCTTCTCTCTCCTGCCAGCTGCAGCCAACCGCCCAGCCTCAAACCCAGACCCCCCTGCATGCCCAAAGTCAGGGAACGACCTTcctcaaacacatgcactcCTACGGACCAAACTGACACTATTACCAGAGAATGCATCCCCGTAAAAAAGAGGGACGGTCACATGACTGCGCAGACTGCCCCTGGCAGGACCGAtgcccacacctctccacaaaAGCACCGATACCACAAGGAGCAGACTTCAGAAAAGGCCACCACCAAAGACCAAACTCACACTCCCTCATTAAGAAGCAGTTCGCCTTTAGACCACAAAAGCCCTTCAAGAAAGACTCAGTCTGCCACACACGCACCCATctcaacacgcacacacagggagcaCAACAAAGAGCAGCGCCGGACGAGAAACGAGGCTGCACGCATCATCCAGCGAGCCTGGCGAAG gttcCACGCACGCAGGCGGAGAGAGGTGAAGGCCCACGAGGAGGTGGAGTCCAGTGATTCAAACCACACCCTTAACAGGAAGAAGATGGAAATCCGAGCTCAGTCCACTAAACCCTCAGCGAGTAAGAGCTCGGTGCTACAAAGCATCTACG GGAACTCCATGGCCAGACGAGGGCGTTCATTTCGGGGCTCTCATTCTCAGCTGCTCCTGGACCTGCCGCTGCGCACCCAGAGCCAGT TGAGTGGTATCGACTGTGTGCACCTGACTGATGCCGTGAATCAAGCCAAGCAGTACTCCTACCACCTGAGACCACATAGTGCTGGACAGGGGACCAGAGGCCGGGGAAAACATTGA
- the invs gene encoding inversin isoform X1 has translation MASATSSPGPASLGSQVHAAAVNGDRGALLKLITADPSLRDREDQFGRTPLMYCVLADRLDCAEILLKAGASVNKTDHSQRTALHLAAQKGNLRFLKLLLSRRANWLQKDLEEMTPLHLATRHPSPKALALLLKHIGPGEVDTQDKNKQTALHWSAFYNRPEHVRLLIKHDSNIGIPDSEGKIPLHWAAHSQEPSATQTVRCILEAAPTESLLNWQDYEGRTPLHFAVADGNEAVVEVLTSYEGCNVTAYDNLFRTPLHWAALLGHARIVHLLLERNTSGTIPSDSQGATPLHYGAQSNNAETVGVFLSHPSVKDESDLEGRTAFMWAAGKGSDDVIRTMLALTPHIDINMADKYGGTALHAASLSGHVSTVKLLLERGAMVDSLDVMKHTPLFRACEMGHRDVILTLIKGSARVDLVDVDGHTALHWAALGGNAEVCQILMENGISPNVQDQAGRTPLQCAAYGGYITCMAVLMENNADPNIQDKEGRTALHWSCNNGYLDAVKLLLGYNAFPNHMEHTEERYTPLDYALLGEHSEVTQFMLEHGALSIAAIQDIAAASIQAVYKGYTVRKAFRERKQLLMRHEQLRKDAAKKREEEQRRREAVQQVSVATAEKRRVPLVRTEQEKLSLVNIIEDLTMNDSVVETKKSSKAERTKSKEERHKVPHKSRSSRRSKAAEPQETPDASSRHCTVTGDTVPGAPQTTRLKELLSPASCSQPPSLKPRPPCMPKVRERPSSNTCTPTDQTDTITRECIPVKKRDGHMTAQTAPGRTDAHTSPQKHRYHKEQTSEKATTKDQTHTPSLRSSSPLDHKSPSRKTQSATHAPISTRTHREHNKEQRRTRNEAARIIQRAWRRFHARRRREVKAHEEVESSDSNHTLNRKKMEIRAQSTKPSASKSSVLQSIYGNSMARRGRSFRGSHSQLLLDLPLRTQSQLSGIDCVHLTDAVNQAKQYSYHLRPHSAGQGTRGRGKH, from the exons GGGAATTTGCGtttcctgaagctgctgctgtccaggcGTGCTAACTGGCTGCAGAAAGATTTAGAGGAGATGACCCCGCTGCACCTGGCCACCCGACACCCCTCCCCAAAAGCCCTCGCcctgctgctcaaacacatCGGACCTGGAGAGGTTGACACACAAGACAAGAACAAG CAAACTGCTCTCCACTGGTCAGCGTTTTATAACAGACCAGAACACGTTCGCCTTCTGATCAAGCACGATTCCAACATTGGCATCCCAGACAGCGAGGGCAAGATCCCTCTGCACTGGGCAGCGCACAGTCAGGAGCCCAGCGCTACGCAAACTGTCCGCTGTATACtg gaggcaGCTCCCACTGAGTCCCTGTTGAACTGGCAGGACTATGAGGGGCGGACACCCTTGCACTTTGCCGTTGCAGATGGTAACGAGGCAGTAGTGGAGGTGTTGACATCGTACGAGGGCTGTAATGTGACAGCTTATGATAACCTCTTCAGAACACCGCTGCACTGGGCAGCTCTGCTCG GTCACGCCAGGATCgtccacctgctgctggagcgaAACACATCAGGCACGATTCCCTCAGACAGCCAGGGAGCAACACCTCTGCACTACGGGGCTCAGAGCAACAACGCT gagacaGTCGGTGTGTTCCTGTCCCACCCGTCTGTGAAGGATGAATCTGATCTGGAGGGGAGGACAGCCTTCATGTGGGCCGCTGGGAAGGGCAGCGATGATGTCATCCGCACCATGCTGGCCCTCACCCCTCACATCGACATCAACATGGCTGACAAGTACGGCGGCACCG CACTCCATGCGGCCTCCCTGTCAGGGCATGTGAGCACAGTGAAGCTGCTATTGGAGAGGGGAGCGATGGTCGACTCTCTGGATGTGATGAAACACACGCCGCTGTTTCGCGCTTGTGAGATGGGACACAGGGACGTCATACTGACACTCATCAAAG GTTCTGCACGTGTGGACCTGGTGGACGTGGATGGTcacactgctctgcactggGCAGCTCTGGGAGGGAATGCTGAGGTCTGCCAGATACTGATGGAGAATGGGATTAGTCCCAACGTGCAG GACCAGGCAGGACGCACTCCTCTGCAATGTGCTGCTTACGGTGGCTACATCACCTGCATGGCTGTTCTAATGGAGAACAATGCTGATCCAAACATACAGGACAAAGAG GGTCGCACTGCTCTGCACTGGTCCTGTAACAATGGCTACCTGGACGCTGTGAAACTGCTACTGGGCTACAATGCCTTCCCTAATCACATGgagcacacagaggagag GTACACCCCTCTGGACTACGCTTTGCTGGGGGAGCACAGCGAGGTGACTCAGTTCATGCTGGAGCATGGCGCTCTGTCCATAGCAGCCATCCAGGACATCGCTGCTGCCTCCATCCAGGCTGTCTACAAGGGCTACACCGTCCGCAAGGCCTTCAGGGAGAGAAAGCAGCTCCTCATGAGGCACGAGCAGCTGCGCAAGGATGCAGCCAA GAAACGAGAGGAAGAGCAGCGGAGGAGAGAAGCTGTGCAGCAAGTCTCTGTGGCCACTGCAGAGAAACGCAGGGTCCCTTTggtgagaacagagcaggaaaagctcTCCTTAGTGAACATTATAGAGGACTTAACCATGAATGACTCAGTGgtggaaacaaagaaatcatCCAAAGCTGAACGCACtaagagcaaagaggagagacacaaag TACCCCACAAGAGCAGATCCTCCAGAAGAAGCAAAGCAGCTGAACCACAAGAGACTCCTGATGCTTCGAGCCGCCACTGCACAGTGACTGGTGACACTGTGCCCGGTGCTCCCCAGACCACCAGGCTGAAGGAGCTTCTCTCTCCTGCCAGCTGCAGCCAACCGCCCAGCCTCAAACCCAGACCCCCCTGCATGCCCAAAGTCAGGGAACGACCTTcctcaaacacatgcactcCTACGGACCAAACTGACACTATTACCAGAGAATGCATCCCCGTAAAAAAGAGGGACGGTCACATGACTGCGCAGACTGCCCCTGGCAGGACCGAtgcccacacctctccacaaaAGCACCGATACCACAAGGAGCAGACTTCAGAAAAGGCCACCACCAAAGACCAAACTCACACTCCCTCATTAAGAAGCAGTTCGCCTTTAGACCACAAAAGCCCTTCAAGAAAGACTCAGTCTGCCACACACGCACCCATctcaacacgcacacacagggagcaCAACAAAGAGCAGCGCCGGACGAGAAACGAGGCTGCACGCATCATCCAGCGAGCCTGGCGAAG gttcCACGCACGCAGGCGGAGAGAGGTGAAGGCCCACGAGGAGGTGGAGTCCAGTGATTCAAACCACACCCTTAACAGGAAGAAGATGGAAATCCGAGCTCAGTCCACTAAACCCTCAGCGAGTAAGAGCTCGGTGCTACAAAGCATCTACG GGAACTCCATGGCCAGACGAGGGCGTTCATTTCGGGGCTCTCATTCTCAGCTGCTCCTGGACCTGCCGCTGCGCACCCAGAGCCAGT TGAGTGGTATCGACTGTGTGCACCTGACTGATGCCGTGAATCAAGCCAAGCAGTACTCCTACCACCTGAGACCACATAGTGCTGGACAGGGGACCAGAGGCCGGGGAAAACATTGA